Within the Salarias fasciatus chromosome 2, fSalaFa1.1, whole genome shotgun sequence genome, the region tctctgaacacctgcggaacaacaacctactggacccttttcagtcaggcttcacatgcgaccactccaccgagactgcTCTCCTTTCAgctggcaagagctgctggtcagtcctctgtgctcctgctgctggtcagtcctctgtcctcctgctgctggtcagtcctctgtcctactgctgctggtcagtcctcggtcctcctgctgctggtcagtcctctgtcctcctgctgctggacttgtctgctgcctttgacaccgtgaaccatcaaatcctcctctcctcactctctgacctcggcatctcaggttccgtcctgttgtggttcaagtcctacctcacaggcagatctttcagagtgtcatggcgaggggaggagtcaaggtcacatggcctatcaacaggggtccctcaggggtcggtgcttggccccttactcttctgtCTGtacacttggtgcagtgattcgctcccatggcttctcctaccactgttatgctgacgacactcagctcttcctctcttttcaacCTGACGACAcgacagtctcagctcggatatcagcatgtctggctgatatctccacctggatgaaggaacgccaccttcagctaaatctgtctaagactgaactcatggtctttccagcctgtccatctgtccagcctcagatcagtgtccaacttcactcgagcctacttgtgcccacaaactcaaccagaaacctgggtgtcatgattgatgacttgctgacctttaaggttcatgtggcctcagtttctcggtcttgtcgttatgccctctacaacatcaggaagatcagacccttcctaacccaacaggccacacagcttctggttcaggctctcgtgatatcacacattgactactgcaactctcttctggcgggtctccctgcatgtacagtcaaacctctacagatgatccagaatgcagcaggtctggtcttcaaccagcccaaaagagctcatgtcctcctctgttGATcccccttcactggcttccagttgcagccaggatcaaattcaaatctctcctcctggcttacaaaacgcttacaagaacggctccagcctacctggactccctgatccaggtctactctccttcacgccctcttcgctctgcatgtgagagacgtctggtgcttccagcccagcacggctctcttgccagactcttctcctctgttgttcccaaatggtggaacgaactacctaactcagtgcgttccgccgagtctctttctactttcaagagacaattgaagactcaattgttcagagaacacctagggactTAATCCGACCCCCTGTTCagggaagaataggtcaggtgttctaaaacccagcacttatggaccactgactaagttgacacacacacaaaaaaaaaaaggggggggggggggggggtagtggctcctcttctgcaacttgatggcagctcccttgaccaatcgcacttgacgcaattgaagcatttactaatggtttctttctttcttatgtctatattcttgcttgtgttgtacgtcgctttggacaaaagcgtctgctaaatgaaattgtagaattgtagaattttGGATGCATCGTGGGTGTAAACAAGCAGCAGTTAGGTTGGAGCATAGTGAGTTTTTAACCTGTTTACCAGTCACCAATCTGGAGagtgttgaataattttataatattctttacatcatgcttattaattatgttatttactattattcatatcatgcatgtctctgttagttatagtgtGCTAGTGGACACAGGCgtggaaaagacatgtatcctttttctgttctcctgcctgccatttttcatttttacggcagcctcttggcagctggacagtttgtttttttctaaagctaGGACTGCAGGTCaactgcctctctgtctccctctggcgcaaatgaggctcattggacaaggaatgtgacactatgtgaattgttgcacaacacctggcatttgggaaggatggatggagacttgatggaggctgatagggcctcccaaggggtcacggacattgacctttgtagggaggggggaagagagtcaattgagaagcaacgaatggtttagagcaattgtgtcttgacgaagagtcaATTGAGATGCAACGAACTCCcaaaaaatagtataaatagatggagcggagagcgatcggggCGTCAGTTCTTTTTGGTCTACCTGACTGCCAGGGggtttttttggaaataaagtcctctttttgcattctgacttcgactctgcctgattgtttcgaggagaactacgattgaagacttcaagaaccaagagtagatatacttgaagattttgagattttcccggaaatatgtttgtgggttttttcgcaccgtgactggcctaggatcctttttaaataaaaatccatgaCAAGAGGACTAAGAAGAGCGAGAGGATACCGTACGGGACAAACTTATCAGGGATCGGTATTTGGCTAAATTGTCAACAATCAATAACATAGATCTGTACGACCTCAGAAATAAAGACTGAAGCTCCGACTCCACATTACTGCCTCCGACTTTATTGATATAACCAACTACCTAGTTTACAGGATCAGCAATTGCACATATGAATAGTTCAGAAAATAGAAATCTCACAAAGATCACAGACATTTCACAAATGACTGGGTGCAGAAGAAGCCCGGAAGAAGGAAACAGCTGTCAAGTCATGGTGCTTTTGTCGTGGATCAGAGAACAAAGGTGATATGATGGCCTGTGACAATCAGAACTGCCCCACTGTGTGGTTCTATTGAAGCTGTGTTGGTCGACAGCGTCCAGCAGTTAAAGAAGACTATAATCTGCTCTCGTTTTTCCTCTCAGAAACATGATACAACTCTGACTTGATTATTGAACTTGAATTGTTGTTGTTGAACTGGAATGCACGAGAAAGCAGTACTCACCCAGTTGTCAGTGTCTGTGGATATGTGTGCTCGTTTTTGAATCTACACTATTTCAATGAACGAGTGTCTGTGACTTGTTGACAGATTTGCACATagttacctccgccaaggagggtATGTAATCacatcggtttgttggttggtttgttagcaacattatggaaaaagtaatggacagattgcaatgaaactttgtggaaaggtgggtcttgggctaacttagaatccattaaattttggtgatgatccgaatcactgtctggatccaggaactTTTTAAAGGAtcctttatcattgagagatagggcagtctttgacatagttgagcaggcccgccgacaggggggaacAAACTGGTCTGTTGTCcccagcaccccactcacggctccCGACGCAGGATGAAGGCACcgcgctgctctgctctgtcgagttcttctgcttgtttttgacttttctgCGTCCTGTTTACTGGCCAAGTCATCACGTCACGACGTACAAATAATCAACCGTTTAAACCGCTTGGCTGTCAGACGGCGTTTACATGAGACACGAAGCGGATTATCGATCAGTGTAGaacacctcgtacaatcggatccgaaatacaatccgctccaagTGAAGCGAATCCACTTGGGCATTTATACGACGCATTTACAATCGACTTTGCCTTGGAATCCCGATTATACGGGGCCCGTGTAAATGTGGCTAATGTGTGCAGCTGGAATTTGCATCAGCTTCAGATACAGCTCCAGCTGGTTGGTGCTGTCGTATTTCGGCAGCTTGACGACAGCTTTTGCCGTGGCAGCCTGTGGCTGAGGGTCAGCGTGGACTCAACCGCCACCATCTTCAGCCAACCTTGCCGTTTCTGGACCAAAGTTGTTTAACTCATATAGATGTAACTACCAGCTGACAGAAGCTGACATTCTGAACTCTTGTCTCAGATTCATCTCTTCATATAAAACCCAAATGTCTTTTgatgaacaagaaaaacaaagaaattggTCTTGTTCCAGTATTTTAGACGgactgtttattttcattcaatgaaaaaggaaaaaaaaaatcagttcaaatgatacaaaacattttcagttgcttgaatgaaaaggagcagagaaaagaaTAAATTCATCTGCTGTGTACCTTTTTCTCATACAATCATGTccttcaaacatgaaaaacaaaaggcaaataataaaaaatgataCCTTTCATTGAACATGGCAAACAAATGGCAAACGACaacaaaaccccaaaaaactgaAGTGTGAGTGGCCTGGACAGTCTCAGTCAATTCATTAGCAGTCAGGATGACTTGCGTATTGTGAATGTTAAAGAAAGATAAACATGAGAATGATTCTTTTCTTTCTACTGTTTAAGGTTGTGCATGTATGAGCGGTCGACCAAAAATACAGTCTCCATCACAACTTCGAACCCTGCTGTCTGgtcctcttctctctgcatGACACCCTGCACTAAAATACAGCAAGAAACACAATGCAGAGCTACGCAGGTTTTGTGGAGAGGCGCCCAGCAAAGAGCAGACACGCAGTGCAACTGGGTTACAAAAACATGGATTTGATCATTTTGTTCAATCTGGTGTGAGttacattctttttttcttcgttttgATGAAGAACACAAAGTTCTTCATTCTATAGGAATATATAATAATGAGTTTCATAAGAGAACGGCTCCTCAcctgtgagttctcatgtgggccAACAAATTACTGCTTCGACTGAAACGTTTTCCACATGTAGAACAAGAGTACgacttctcacctgtgtgaattctcatatGGCGAACCAAATCACTCTTTTtagtgaaacttttcccacatgtttcacaagaatatggcttctcacctgtgtgtaTTCTTAAGTGGCACAACAAATTACCCTTTTGAAAGAaacgtttcccacatgtttcacaagaaaagggcttttcacctgtgtgagttttcacgTGGTTGAAAACACTACTACGgagactgaaacttttcccacatgtttcacaagagtacggcttctcacctgtgtgagttctcatatGGCAAACCAAATCACTCTGTTtattgaaacttttcccacatgtttcacaagaatatggtttctcacctgtgtgagttctgaTACTCTGTCGGTTGGAACTTTGACCTAGTTGTTCTtgctcctctttgatctgtggaggttctggttctcgCTCTAGAAAGCAGCTGGACTCCTGTTTAGAGAGCTGATCCTCTCTCCAGTCATGATCCTGTtggagctctggagggacaaaaagTACAAGAAAAAAGTTAGTGACATTATTTCCACAGTTCcagttttaaaacaaacactggaatTCAACTGCTGATGTGACACTGTGTGCTTTAAGACAcataaaagtgttttcaaagacacgagtaaaagaaaaatacttgaTTAAAATATCAAGATCGAAGTCATCCTCTTAATCTGGAGTACAGGCTGCTTCCTTCCGCTGTCCGACTAGCTGTTCCCACAGTCACTAAAACAGATACAAGCTCTCCTTCATGCCACTTTCTATCAAGGCTTTAAACACCACAGAGAAGAGGAAGTAACTGCATGCACTGTGATTATTTTACTTGGTTTTTTTCAACGTGGGATCGGTCTGAATGTTTATAGAcatttacttacttatttaaTGAGTGTATTCTTGGCTTTCATTTTCTCACCAGTGTTGTTCTTTGGGTATTGTGGTTAATTTTGCCCTTGTGACAACTCTGCTCACACTGTGTATACTTGTTTTCTGATATGTTGTTTAAATGTGATCATTTGCTGTTTGCTGCAAATCAAATTGCCCTTCAAGCAACACATTtatacagtgaaataaacatatatatttaaaaacagtACATGTTTGGATGCATGAATATGCACGTGTAGAACCCCCGTGAgtcagattcatgtgttcattcggACTTTTCCATACTTGTTCTGAGTAACTTGATTTGAGGTTtcaaggagtcatattatgcaaaattcactttaaaaaggtctttacagtcatattgcctcccagagcctctgtatgatcccccaggagtgaaaaattcagtcacctccctcaattgtgcgctccacttttaagaaaatatacactccaacacgcggttctgaaatcttcctcttctcgacgtcatgaagaggaacaccactcccccccccggaagagaatccagcctttggccggcccccggacaggtcgctcatttcggctgtattttctcatccatcgccagtgttttcataaagtcagctcctccaccgtcttcaggtgggtcagctgaccagctgacagtttttgctaacttagccacaattagctcggatgggaacgtagcggagctcctctccccagcagagaggcactttgagtcggccgcggctgtgacggcgcccgggcgtctgacttccaggagccgagttggggccgattgggtaaacggcccggagctgctccacagaaGCTGGTCCTGAAGCCAGCGgggccgctgggccgctcctctcctcgccgggaagCTGCAAagctccggtgcccagcggaggcgcactccaaagtcaacacacaccagcagcgccgtccggatgaagagggctgctcctctaagaggctctctgctctcgatatcacacgaacaacacatgctataaacagaaaataaaacaaaaaaacacacctcatttcgcttctgcaaggtcgctctgctcgtccagccacattgatctgtaatttatagacttccagcaaggatgactacatggtttatgttttgatctcaaatgagtgtttttcattatccaatagttccttttgtatggttcattctatataaaaacagtaatttccactagggctgaacgatatatcgttatatcgatatcgggatatgaacattcaggacattagtttctcaaaatcaacgacatcaagatttcccctgcttgccctgcatgtgaGCTCGCCCATGCACAtgtaaggccagccaaccacaaacctcgtttactggttgacagctgatggcagagggcggctgcagaatctgtacaaacgagtttggtggtagAGGCAGTGACTTCTcatgaataaaactgcatttttttttttttttacatcctttagtattatgatgtttttatttttctgaaaaatgcttaactttcactgaatccattgtaatatatcgtatcgatatcgagatgtgatatgaaattttgcccatatcgttcagccctaatttCCGTGTTCGCTACTGTttgggaccctgttgagctgattctctcctcccgaggcggcggaataacaacatataggaaaaaggttacgtccgtgaggtcgtgtattgtgttttattttgaaacttccagtgtaacttcctgtaaggtgctttcttaactACAGagaatttacgaggtgggcgtggccagatgcgttcaagttcatcacggaaattaggctgtcaaaaacaggctgttctgaagaaggctcctcagagccactttttagaacgctcaaactccgaacataggacaaatttggggcaaacaaacttatatactatgtttttgggcgtttgtgacctatatgacgtgactgaaaaatagcataatttGACTCCTTTAAAgatgatttccagcagtctgttcTGATGGGTAATGTAGTGATAGGCTGGGAGTGGGAACCTTTGTGCCCTACATGTTTCCTGGAAGAAGTTAATAAAGTTCCGGTTTGAACATGGCTGTGTCGTCCCTTCTCTCCATACACCGGACCTCAACTATAAATCAGTAGATACAACATGGTGTCAGAAGTGAGCCAAAAATGCGgcaaagaggagagaaaaaccgACAAATGTAAATCGCCAGAGCAAAAGACTGCAAAAGCTTGAAATAACGCGAGTCGGCGAGAGTTAGCATCGTGAAGGTAGGCCGGAGCTAACTAACAAGCAGTGACCAAAAAATGGCCCTAAGTGAAGCCGCCTGAAAAGTTTTCATTCAAGTCAAGATTTGACAAAGATTTGCAAAGATTGGACAAAACTCATTGAAAACTGTGACACATGTGCCCGTGAGTGAGTTCATTGCAGAGACTATGTTAGGAACTGAGTTTCCTTCTAGACCATGGTGTACAGTAGGTCTAGATCTGTTTCAGTTTGGTAAAAACCAGTATCTCACTATTGTTGACTATTTTGCAAGGTTTCTTGAGGTAGCCAAACTTTCATGTACAACTTCTGAAGCTGTTGTTGACCACTGTAAATCTATATTTGCTAGACATGGTATTCCTGACATTGTACGCTCAGATAATGGTCTAAAATTTGCATGTGAAGCTTTTCAGAGGTTTGCTCAAATGTGGAGTTTTACTCATGTCACATCCAGCCCTCACTTCCCACAGAGTTATGGGGAGGTGGAGCATGCTATTCGAACTATCAAAAGTTTACTAAAGAAGTCCAGTGACCCCTACTTAGCTTTAATGGCTTACCGTGCCTCACCTCTGGCAAATGGTTATAGTCCGACAGAACTGCTTATGGGGCGAAAGATACGTACTACTGTTCCTGTCGTTCCTTGTCAGCTCGATCCTAAGGGAGCTGATGTGCGAAAAGTGAAGGAGAGAGAACAGAGTTACGgacaaaaccaaaaactgaACTATGATAAACGACACAGAGCTCACAACATGCCCTGCTTGCAGCCAGGAGATCATTTGTGGGTCAAAGACATGCAACAAAATACACGTTCTGGAGTGGCCAAGTCTAAGTCCAGACTTGAACCCCATTGAGATGCTGTGGCATGACCTCGAGACAGTGATTCATGCCAGACATCCCAGGAATCTGACTGAACTACAGCAGTTTTGTAAAGAAGGATTAGTCCTGACCAATGTGCCAGACTGATCTGCAGATACAGGAAGTGTCTGGGTGAAGTTATTGCTgccaaagggggggggggggggggggggggggcacaaaatattaaatgtgatgGTTCAGTTACTTCTTCCTCTCCGTTTTGTCATTATTGAGTACGTTTGCATGGAGCaaaaaacccttttcaaactcgaaaccCAGTAGcgcgtggccatgtaaacacccacaaaaacccaaaaaagcTCATATTCGAGATTTTAAAAACCCTATAAAGATCGCTGGGTACTCCTTctcaaactcgaaagtgccgccgtgtaaacagatatcgAGAAacgggacattgtttttggctctgcgcatgctccatccgcaatgaatcatggtcttttgagtccagcaatgagtaggcgcgaaactcaccacacttttgttcgtgtgaggcttccgtaacacACAATatgaactgttattctgagcgcgcacgtcgcacatgcttccttctgaaagtcagtgATTTGTATGGCCTTCAGAAAAagcatgtacaacagaacaaccgttctgtctgcgttccgtctacagaacggagtcaccgcagcgtctgcctctgcagtccagtggaggaggttgccagatctgtcgatctagcccgtaaaaaatctgaaactcgtagaaagcagcccaaacctccatctcggttgaaaacgcacgttaaaaccgtatttgtatgattaaaaaaaacacgtcataaacacaatcatttaatcaacccgtCCAgcatgttcaaaaaagaagcttgctttggtgGAAatcccacccaatctggcaacacaaagccgctccggtcagagccGTTTTGAGAACACGatgacgtgcgccgtggtttggaaaaggatatcccgattgaatgcgctgacttgtaaacggggaaactctctgtctgttaaagcatgtaaacggggttttcctgtttcagaaacccagatattgacctgaacacATATATCAGCtacatgtaaacgtagtcattgtttgcatgctatcctcattaaaatatgaaaacctataaatgtttgggtggttttagttaaagcagactgtttttttcatctgtgtgattttgacaaagatcagatcacatttgatggtgattttatgcagaaatgtgagaaattccaaaaggttcagatactttttcaCACCACTGGAAGTCTCTGGATGGTAAGGTGTCTCACAGACTCCAAGGAATTGTCACTTTTACCATcagaatcagagtcagaatTAGATTTAATGGCCAAGTTTGTGCATGACAAGCAAGGAATTGGACTGCTATGGCTCTGTGTCTGGTGGTTTTATCATGTCTCGCTCTATAACGCCTACTGGACTGGAGGAGCTTGAAGAGTTTGTGTGCAGGGTGTGAGGGGTCTGCAGAGATGTTGCCTGTCTGCTTCCTGGCCCGCGACAGAAACAGGTCTTGAGAGTGGACGACAAGTTCCGCTTTCACATCACTGGAATAACAATCCCTTCATCACCGAGAAGCCAGTTAAGAGCTGGGCAAGATGTTTGATCGCACATTAAAGGATACGGCATCCATTAAAACAACTTGCACTGAGCTGGATGGTTGGCTGAAAGCAAATGTGGCTCAACACTGCCTTTATATTTTATGCCAACACTTTCTGCTTATATTTGACTTTGAACCAATTAAAACTGAGAATGGTATGCAACaattatactttttttaaaaaccaaatATAATAACAACTTGTCATTTCAAGGTTTTATTACTTCAACAGACGTAagcaaaaatctgttttcaaacAGTTGTATGCATTTT harbors:
- the LOC115402806 gene encoding gastrula zinc finger protein XlCGF49.1-like; this encodes MAAIQALREFINERLTAAAGEIFTAFEQTIVQYQEELDRQNRLLEITFNPPKKFHGTELQQDHDWREDQLSKQESSCFLEREPEPPQIKEEQEQLGQSSNRQSIRTHTGEKPYSCETCGKSFNKQSDLVCHMRTHTGEKPYSCETCGKSFSLRSSVFNHVKTHTGEKPFSCETCGKRFFQKGNLLCHLRIHTGEKPYSCETCGKSFTKKSDLVRHMRIHTGEKSYSCSTCGKRFSRSSNLLAHMRTHR